A single genomic interval of Stenotrophomonas sp. ZAC14D1_NAIMI4_1 harbors:
- a CDS encoding carbohydrate porin has translation MSQFLRTPLYLLLGSVLATPAFAAERSIPEGIDLTLDLVGNVAHNPVGGVEQGTEGSYWVMAQSKFDLDKLFGVHGTDVDAQWAWFAGRNLAREKIGNSISAQQTWRPVAGGRLTRLTIRHRFDNGLSITAGRAPVNSYFNNSPLNCVFMSNAMCLTPYGAITDLGITAYPNSSWAGIVRYDADDRWYAQAGVFDYNNELNKAGKNGLDFSVGEGTGTISAYEVGYQTSFANDRLPRTYRVGMYRNSDGGKSSYFDAKGNSAALTGKPTAVQDGARLGVYAMGDQTVWRGEGKRNLAVFGRVYVNTGNEAPVDHFVSVGFVKTGTFASRDQDTLAMFVSNTHFSDEQIGFLRDRRSRYGGTGAPHADEIITELSYGWALKKGVRLMPNLQYVINPDPIYAPTRTTNIPDALIVGLRVDVHFAQLFGW, from the coding sequence ATGTCGCAGTTCCTGCGTACCCCGCTGTACCTGCTGCTAGGCAGCGTTCTGGCAACGCCTGCTTTCGCCGCTGAGCGCAGCATCCCCGAGGGCATCGACCTGACCCTGGACCTGGTCGGCAACGTGGCCCACAACCCGGTGGGCGGTGTCGAACAGGGCACCGAAGGCTCGTACTGGGTGATGGCCCAGTCGAAGTTCGACCTGGACAAACTCTTCGGCGTGCACGGCACTGACGTGGATGCGCAGTGGGCGTGGTTCGCCGGGCGCAACCTGGCGCGCGAGAAGATCGGCAACTCGATCAGTGCGCAGCAGACCTGGCGACCGGTGGCTGGCGGCCGCCTGACCCGGCTGACCATTCGTCACCGCTTTGACAACGGCCTGAGCATCACTGCCGGTCGTGCGCCGGTGAACAGCTACTTCAACAACTCGCCGCTCAACTGCGTGTTCATGAGCAACGCGATGTGCCTGACGCCCTACGGTGCGATCACTGACCTGGGCATCACCGCCTACCCGAATTCGTCCTGGGCCGGCATCGTACGCTACGACGCCGATGACCGCTGGTACGCGCAGGCGGGCGTGTTCGACTACAACAACGAGCTGAACAAAGCCGGCAAGAACGGCCTGGACTTTTCGGTGGGTGAGGGCACCGGCACCATCAGCGCCTACGAAGTGGGGTACCAGACCAGCTTTGCCAACGACCGCCTGCCGCGCACCTACCGCGTCGGCATGTACCGTAACAGCGATGGCGGCAAGAGCTCGTACTTCGATGCCAAAGGCAACTCGGCGGCGCTGACCGGCAAGCCGACGGCCGTGCAGGACGGCGCGCGCCTGGGTGTGTACGCGATGGGCGACCAGACCGTCTGGCGCGGCGAGGGCAAGCGCAACCTGGCCGTGTTCGGCCGTGTCTACGTCAACACCGGCAACGAGGCGCCGGTCGATCATTTCGTGTCGGTGGGCTTCGTCAAGACCGGCACCTTCGCCAGCCGCGACCAGGACACCCTGGCCATGTTCGTCTCCAACACGCATTTCAGCGACGAACAGATCGGTTTCCTGCGGGACCGCCGCAGCCGTTACGGCGGCACCGGTGCGCCGCATGCCGACGAGATCATCACCGAGCTCAGCTACGGCTGGGCGCTGAAGAAGGGTGTCCGCCTGATGCCGAACCTGCAGTACGTCATCAACCCCGACCCGATCTATGCGCCCACCCGCACCACCAACATCCCCGACGCGCTGATTGTCGGCCTGCGCGTGGATGTGCATTTCGCCCAGCTGTTCGGCTGGTGA
- a CDS encoding amidohydrolase family protein encodes MIIDCHGHYTTAPAGHDAFRKAQVAHFNDRSLPAAVYPAISDDELRDSVEANQLRLLRERGADMTIFSPRASTMAHHIGDEQVSAEWTRHCNDLIARVVQLYPDQFIGVCQLPQSPGVPIAHSVAELERCVNELGFVGCNLNPDPSGGHWDGLPLTDRSWYPFFEKMVELDVPAMVHVSGSCNANFHATGAHYLNADTTAFMQFLQGDLFRDFPELRFIIPHGGGAVPYHWGRFRGLADMLGKPPLAEHVMKNVYFDTCVYHQPGIDLLFEVIDIDNILFGSEMVGAVRGIDPQTGHYFDDTRRYVDALALSEGDRCKVFEGNARRVYPRLDAQLKARGL; translated from the coding sequence ATGATCATCGACTGCCACGGCCACTACACCACGGCCCCCGCCGGCCACGATGCGTTCCGCAAGGCGCAGGTGGCCCACTTCAATGACCGCTCGCTGCCAGCGGCGGTCTATCCCGCGATCAGCGACGACGAACTGCGCGACAGCGTGGAGGCCAACCAGCTGCGCCTGCTGCGTGAGCGTGGCGCGGACATGACCATCTTCTCGCCGCGTGCCAGCACCATGGCCCACCATATCGGCGACGAGCAGGTGAGCGCCGAATGGACGCGCCATTGCAACGACCTGATCGCGCGCGTGGTGCAGCTGTACCCGGATCAGTTCATTGGCGTGTGCCAGCTGCCGCAGTCGCCGGGCGTTCCGATCGCGCACTCGGTGGCCGAGCTGGAGCGCTGCGTGAACGAGCTTGGTTTCGTCGGCTGCAACCTCAACCCCGATCCGTCCGGCGGCCACTGGGATGGCCTGCCATTGACCGATCGTTCCTGGTACCCGTTCTTCGAGAAGATGGTGGAACTGGACGTGCCGGCCATGGTGCACGTGTCGGGCAGCTGCAATGCCAATTTCCATGCCACCGGCGCGCACTACCTGAACGCCGATACCACTGCTTTCATGCAGTTCCTGCAGGGCGATCTGTTCCGTGACTTCCCGGAGCTGCGCTTCATCATCCCGCATGGCGGTGGCGCGGTGCCGTACCATTGGGGGCGCTTCCGTGGCCTGGCGGACATGCTGGGCAAGCCGCCGCTGGCCGAGCATGTGATGAAGAACGTCTACTTCGATACCTGCGTGTATCACCAGCCCGGCATCGACCTGCTGTTCGAGGTGATCGACATCGACAACATCCTGTTCGGTTCGGAGATGGTGGGCGCCGTGCGTGGCATCGACCCGCAGACCGGCCACTACTTCGATGACACCCGTCGCTACGTGGATGCGCTGGCATTGTCCGAGGGCGACCGCTGCAAGGTATTCGAAGGCAATGCGCGGCGGGTCTACCCGCGGCTGGATGCGCAGCTGAAGGCGAGGGGGTTGTGA
- a CDS encoding amidohydrolase family protein, which translates to MVAFQKDADWLDYCANPSRPTFVPPPGAVDAHCHVFGPGDVFPYAPERKYTPCDAGKAQLFALRDYLGFSRNVIVQATCHGADNRALVDALQASGGMARGVATVRDTVSDEELQQLHAAGVRGVRFNFVRRLVDPKPDAYYHAIIDRIAPLGWHVVVYFEAADLAERWKFFTSLPTTVVVDHMGRPDVSQPVDGPEFQRFVQLMAEHGNVWSKVSCPERLSRVGPPGYADVVPFARHLVERFPDRVLWGTDWPHPNMKEHMPDDGHLVDVIPHIAPTLELQQKLLVENPMRLYWGS; encoded by the coding sequence ATGGTCGCGTTCCAGAAGGATGCCGACTGGCTGGACTACTGCGCGAACCCCAGCCGCCCGACGTTCGTGCCGCCGCCGGGCGCGGTGGACGCGCACTGCCATGTGTTCGGTCCGGGCGATGTGTTCCCGTACGCACCCGAGCGCAAGTACACGCCCTGCGACGCGGGCAAGGCGCAGCTGTTCGCGCTGCGCGACTATCTCGGGTTCAGCCGCAACGTGATCGTCCAGGCGACGTGCCACGGTGCGGACAACCGTGCCCTGGTCGACGCGCTGCAGGCCAGCGGTGGCATGGCCCGTGGCGTGGCCACAGTGCGCGATACGGTCAGCGACGAGGAGCTGCAGCAGCTGCATGCAGCGGGCGTGCGTGGTGTGCGTTTCAATTTCGTGCGCCGGCTGGTCGATCCCAAGCCGGATGCCTACTACCACGCGATCATCGACCGCATCGCGCCGTTGGGCTGGCACGTGGTGGTGTACTTCGAAGCCGCCGATCTGGCCGAGCGCTGGAAGTTCTTTACTTCACTGCCGACCACGGTGGTGGTCGACCACATGGGCCGGCCGGACGTGAGCCAACCGGTGGATGGGCCGGAATTCCAGCGTTTCGTGCAGCTGATGGCCGAGCACGGCAACGTGTGGAGCAAGGTCAGCTGCCCGGAGCGGCTGTCGCGGGTGGGGCCGCCGGGGTATGCCGATGTGGTGCCGTTCGCGCGGCATCTGGTGGAGCGCTTCCCGGACCGTGTGCTGTGGGGCACCGATTGGCCGCACCCGAACATGAAGGAGCACATGCCTGATGATGGGCACCTGGTGGATGTGATTCCGCACATTGCGCCGACATTGGAGCTGCAGCAGAAACTGCTGGTGGAAAACCCGATGCGGTTGTATTGGGGTTCGTGA
- a CDS encoding chemotaxis response regulator protein-glutamate methylesterase, producing MTLPGNAPCRVLIVDDSAVVRQMLTEILSSDPGIDVVGTAADPLLAREKIKRLAPDVITLDVEMPRMDGLAFLENLMRLHPLPVVMISSLTERGADTTLQALALGAVDFVSKPKLDVARGLQGYADEIIAKVKMAARSRVRPLMRAATPKLILDTAPAVRPAAPQFRTTDRLIAIGSSAGGTEALRVVLEGLPADAPAVVMTQHLPASFSTAFAERLDRHSAMAVREASDGEAVLPGHAYLPPGGKHLRIIRDGARWRCRVDDGPAVNRHKPAVDVLFRSVAQAAGGNAIGAILTGMGDDGARGLLEMRQAGAPTLVQDEATSVVWGMPGSAFKLGAAEEQVPLERIAERLLALARG from the coding sequence ATGACCCTGCCCGGCAACGCCCCCTGCCGGGTCCTGATCGTCGACGACTCCGCCGTCGTACGGCAGATGCTCACCGAGATCCTGTCCAGCGACCCGGGCATCGATGTGGTCGGCACCGCCGCCGACCCGCTGCTGGCACGCGAGAAGATCAAGCGCCTGGCGCCGGACGTGATCACCCTGGACGTGGAAATGCCGCGCATGGACGGCCTCGCGTTCCTGGAAAACCTGATGCGCCTGCATCCGCTGCCGGTGGTGATGATTTCCTCGCTGACCGAGCGCGGTGCCGACACCACCCTGCAGGCGCTGGCCCTGGGCGCGGTCGACTTCGTCTCCAAGCCCAAGCTCGACGTGGCCCGTGGGCTGCAGGGCTACGCCGATGAAATCATCGCCAAGGTGAAGATGGCCGCGCGCTCGCGCGTGCGCCCGCTGATGCGCGCCGCCACGCCCAAGCTCATCCTCGATACCGCGCCCGCGGTGCGCCCGGCTGCGCCGCAGTTCCGCACCACCGACCGGCTGATTGCCATCGGCTCGTCGGCCGGCGGCACCGAAGCGCTGCGCGTGGTGCTGGAAGGCCTACCTGCCGATGCCCCGGCCGTGGTGATGACCCAGCACCTGCCGGCCAGCTTCAGCACGGCCTTCGCAGAACGCCTGGACCGCCACTCGGCCATGGCCGTACGCGAAGCCAGCGATGGCGAAGCCGTGCTGCCCGGCCATGCCTACCTGCCCCCGGGCGGCAAGCACCTGCGCATCATCCGCGACGGTGCGCGCTGGCGTTGCCGCGTTGACGACGGCCCGGCGGTGAACCGGCACAAGCCGGCGGTGGACGTGCTGTTCCGCTCGGTGGCGCAGGCCGCCGGCGGCAATGCCATCGGTGCGATCCTCACCGGCATGGGTGACGACGGCGCACGCGGCCTGCTGGAGATGCGCCAGGCCGGCGCACCGACCCTGGTGCAGGACGAAGCCACCAGCGTGGTCTGGGGCATGCCCGGTTCGGCGTTCAAGCTGGGCGCGGCCGAAGAGCAGGTGCCGCTGGAGCGGATCGCCGAGCGGTTGCTGGCCCTGGCACGCGGCTGA
- the cheD gene encoding chemoreceptor glutamine deamidase CheD — protein MNASLRTDDVMRYQDARFKTVAAKLLPTQYLVVDDTTALTTTLGSCVAACLRDPVLKIGGMNHFLLPEGNAGDGAPARYGSYAMELLINDMLKRGAHRKRIEAKVFGGANVLKGFTSNPVGTRNAEFVRQYLQAEHIPIIAEDLCGIHPRKIWFFADTGRVVVQRLPHAHEAEVAATESAVRARLSKAPVTGGVELFE, from the coding sequence ATGAATGCCTCGCTGCGTACCGATGATGTGATGCGCTACCAGGACGCGCGCTTCAAGACCGTCGCCGCCAAGCTGCTGCCGACCCAGTACCTGGTGGTCGATGACACCACTGCGCTGACCACCACGCTGGGCTCCTGCGTGGCGGCCTGCCTGCGCGACCCGGTGCTGAAGATCGGCGGCATGAACCACTTCCTGCTGCCCGAAGGCAATGCCGGCGACGGCGCACCTGCGCGCTATGGCAGCTATGCCATGGAACTGCTGATCAACGACATGCTCAAGCGCGGCGCACACCGCAAGCGCATCGAAGCAAAGGTGTTCGGCGGCGCCAACGTGCTCAAGGGCTTCACCAGCAACCCGGTGGGCACCCGCAACGCCGAGTTCGTGCGCCAGTACCTGCAGGCCGAGCACATCCCGATCATCGCCGAGGACCTGTGCGGCATCCACCCGCGCAAGATCTGGTTCTTCGCCGATACCGGCCGCGTGGTGGTGCAGCGCCTGCCGCATGCCCATGAAGCCGAAGTGGCCGCGACCGAATCGGCCGTGCGTGCACGCCTGTCCAAGGCCCCGGTCACCGGTGGCGTGGAGCTGTTCGAATGA
- a CDS encoding CheR family methyltransferase, translating to MDTSPVQSPTPIVTGPREFEFADRDFRRVCDLIYQRVGIALAPAKRDMVYGRLSRRLRTLGMRSFQQYLDHLEQDGGDEWQAFTNALTTNLTSFFREPHHFDKLREELQQRSTRSPLLLWSCAASTGEEPYSMAITACEAFGTLKPPVRIVATDVDTQVLATASRGVYNIDRVTNLDPDLRRRYFQRGSGPNEGQCRVLPALRELIDFRPLNLLAPRYDVGGPFDALFCRNVMIYFDKPTQRAILGRLVQHLNEDGLLYTGHSENYLHAADLIQPCGRTLYRRAQGAGA from the coding sequence ATGGACACGTCCCCCGTGCAAAGTCCTACTCCCATCGTCACCGGCCCCCGCGAATTCGAGTTCGCCGACCGTGATTTCCGCCGCGTCTGCGACCTGATCTACCAGCGCGTGGGCATCGCCCTTGCGCCGGCAAAGCGCGACATGGTGTACGGCCGCCTGTCGCGCCGCCTGCGCACGCTGGGCATGCGCAGCTTCCAGCAGTATCTGGACCATCTGGAGCAGGACGGTGGCGATGAGTGGCAGGCGTTCACCAACGCGCTGACCACCAACCTCACCTCGTTCTTCCGCGAACCGCACCACTTCGACAAGCTGCGCGAGGAACTGCAGCAGCGCTCCACCCGCAGCCCGCTGCTGCTGTGGTCGTGCGCCGCCTCCACCGGTGAGGAGCCCTACTCCATGGCCATCACGGCCTGCGAGGCGTTCGGCACCCTGAAGCCACCGGTGCGCATCGTCGCCACCGACGTGGATACCCAGGTGCTGGCCACCGCCAGCCGCGGGGTCTACAACATCGACCGCGTCACCAACCTCGACCCGGACCTGCGCCGTCGCTACTTCCAGCGGGGCAGCGGCCCCAACGAAGGCCAGTGCCGGGTGCTGCCCGCGCTGCGCGAGCTGATCGACTTCCGCCCGCTCAACCTGCTGGCCCCGCGCTACGACGTCGGCGGCCCGTTCGACGCGCTGTTCTGCCGCAACGTCATGATCTACTTCGACAAGCCGACCCAGCGCGCCATCCTCGGCCGCCTCGTGCAGCACCTCAACGAAGACGGCCTGCTCTACACCGGCCATTCGGAGAACTACCTGCACGCGGCCGACCTGATCCAGCCCTGCGGCCGCACCCTGTACCGCCGCGCACAGGGGGCCGGCGCATGA